Within Porites lutea chromosome 2, jaPorLute2.1, whole genome shotgun sequence, the genomic segment AATAATGAGCAAAAGGTATTTCAGAGACctttaaaaaattggccaatattCTGGAAGAGTAAACACCAAAGTCAGGCAATATCTTTAATTTCAGAAAATGCATGTACCAAGTACAACGTACCAGCATGTTTAGTGCCTTCATTGGTAGTACAGTGTACAGTGTTTGACAAGAACAATTAGTAAAAGCAATAGTGTCTTCATTGCAGCAAGCCAAACCAAGAAAATGATATAAATGTACAATGTAACAGCAATCACATGCCAGCTGCATAAACATCTGCTGTTACTTGATCTTACTTTGACTTGTTGTATTCAAATTCTATATGCAAACAATCTTCAATTCCAACTTCCATCTTGATGCTAAAAGAAACAACACCATAATTAATGATCTATATTACGATGATTTCATCCTACATGTATTGAATTGTAtattgctatttttaatatCCACAATAATAATTATCTTACAACCCAGCACTTATGCCCAAGCATCAGAATAATCGAAATGAACAGAATCATCAGAATGGAAAACCTAAGCCAtcgaaaaagaacctgaaaatatTCAAGCCTAAATGCTTCCGAGTTCTTTTTCAACCACTTACATATATGAAGATGAAATGATCAGTCACAAgagtgggacaaagaaaaaatcccCAACCGGATTCAAACCTACATGTATGACCTCCCAAGCACCGGGCGGGCGCTCTGTCCACTTTGAGCAACGGAGAACTCATATATTGGCTTAGAACCTTTCTTTTTGTTATATATTTTAATTAGTACCTGTTATTCATCTCAGGGAAGCTTGACAGAGTGTGGACTGCAAGATCTAACTCTTTAGAGATGTCACTGATTCGCCTGATGATGGAGACTCGCAGGAAATACCTTAAGACAGTGCAAAATCAAAGAATGACTATCAGTGAATAGGGGGTTACAAAATTCATTAATATCATTACAATAAGCAAAGATAGTATTTCAATATACATGAGGCAGCGTTTCATATACCATTTCAATGACCATTTCAACACATAGTGATAGAGcatatttacaatttttctaCAACTTTAGCAGGGCTGTCACTCATATTGAAATTTAAATTGTAAATTAGAATATTTTCTAGTTGCCTGGTCAGCAATTACATAGGCAGGGACTTATACAAttaggaagttcttttggttccaAATTCCTTTAGTTCTTATAAGAGTAGACAGGGGCAGGGGCAGGGAAATCTCCCAACACTTATTGACCATCCTGTTTGATGTACTTCTAAATGTAGGATTTTGCTTCTCAAGCATTGCAGAAAGTACAAAAATGACAGGTGCAGATCTTGAATAATCCTGATTGACATCCTAAACAAGCACCAGAAGGACAAGCTTCTAAAGGGGGTCCAGTGACATGCTcccattcagacaggatatttaCTGACTGTCCaaaccattttccagatttcaacttggaaagttttgttttttcctaaaaacatatttattacaaaaaaattctgaCCGATAAGTGTGAAACGGTGGAAACTGGTATAGATCCACACCTGAACGATCTAAGTAAGTTTGCAATAAAATGTTACATGTCCATTTCATGGCGTGTTCCATTATTGACTAAGTAATGTCTGATTGAACTTGTCTTGCTATGGtgcaacaaaaataataattatttcaaggCAAGTTGCACAAACATTAGCAAGTGTTACATGCACTATAGCAGTGTCTCAAATGAGATGACATATAGTTACCTAGTAAAAGGGTACAAACTCACCTTAGCCTGACATTTGCTCCTGTGTAAGTTTCATAAGGCTTCTCCACATTGACAAACTCAAAATCATAATTTGTACTCTGTGTCAACTCTCCAGGGGGTGCCAAATCTCTTACTAATGATGTGAATTCATGATGATTACCACGGTCATAAAAAAGCTCTGAAAATAGAGAGAATAATGATTGCAGACTTTAAAAACACATTATATTTCAGACCAAATGTTTCTGAAATGTAGTTGTGACATCTTCCAAAGTCATTAAAATGGCAAAGGCCCATTCCTTTAAAGTCTTCACCTGGTAATTTTTTAGGCATAGCCATTTTATGCGCATAATGTTTGTATCAAAGATTCACTATTGAATGTCaggtaataaaatattcttaatatttatttttttactattaataaaacaaaatacaggTATATACTTCATTTTTGTTCTGGACCAAAACTCATTCCAAAACTGTGTAGATTTATAAAGCGCATCCCTGACCTAAAACCTTCCAGGACTTTCATCAAATTAATGAACCCACTATGACAAAGTGCCATTGAACATACAGCAGCCTCAATTAAAAAATCACACAATGTTGCATCAGTGTAACAAAATAACATACACACAATCTCTGCATACCTATCTGTCCGACAAACTCAATTTTAATTCCATGGTGTTCCAGTTTCTTTCCAGGAACTTTCAGCTTTACATTCACCTTTTCAATAAAAGAGAACAACAATATCACAAATTAAATAATTGTAATGAGAAGTATTCTACACTAAGCCTTAATTCATCAGTCTGGTTCAGAAATACAACATAGTATTATTTCACTGGGACAAAAGCATAATTTGTAGAAATCATATCAGACTGTCCAACCTTTTGGGTAAATAAAGAGGGTATGTAAAATCAAGATACTTTTTAACCACCAACAAATCACACAAGCGCTAAAGGCGTGAGCTGCTAGAGGGGTCTTGCTAAATCGATTGCCATACTTTTGCTTATTTTAGTACttgattttattgtaaatttcataCATTTTTTATGATTTCTAGCTATTAGTTTCAGTTAAGACAGTAACTCTGTGAGTCTAGGTGTTCTTGTATAagtatcataagaattcatttgaaaatataaaaacagaTATCAAAATCAGGATTCTCAATACTACTAATTAATAGAACTCGGTACCTTCCCAGAAACAGTTTCTCCGTCgtagaaaagaaacaatttctCCTTCTTTCCGTCTTCATTCTTAACGTCCACTTGCTTACGAGTTGCCGAGTTTGCGAGCTCTACTTCTAGCTCGGCAGACTGACCAAATCCAAAGAAACTCTACAGAGAGAAAGAAGAAGTAGTAAGGTTTATCCTTCTGAGCAATGCTGATGCAAATTGGAGCTGTAATTGGCGGTACACACCATCTTGAAACTGCGACAACTACACCAGACACTATTTCCAAGATGGCCTTCTTCTCTCCAGCTAGCCTCGTTCTCAAGAGAGAAGCGCGTGATCCCAATCCAAGCCGACCGAGCGAGCCGGGGGTAGACTAAGGATAGTACTTTTCGGGAATTACTTTTCGGGTAGGTGTCAGGTTTTCAAAGCCTGGCTGAATAGGATTTTCATAGGTTTCAGACGTTTCGTACTTTTGTATATGTTTACCTACCGAAAACTAAAAACATTGCCTGTGTCTGTG encodes:
- the LOC140928983 gene encoding vacuolar protein sorting-associated protein 26B-like: MSFFGFGQSAELEVELANSATRKQVDVKNEDGKKEKLFLFYDGETVSGKVNVKLKVPGKKLEHHGIKIEFVGQIELFYDRGNHHEFTSLVRDLAPPGELTQSTNYDFEFVNVEKPYETYTGANVRLRYFLRVSIIRRISDISKELDLAVHTLSSFPEMNNSIKMEVGIEDCLHIEFEYNKSKYHLKDVIVGKIYFLLVRIKIKHMELAIIKRETTGTGPNTYNENETIAKYEIMDGAPVRGESIPIRLFLAGYELTPTFKDVNKKFSVRYFLNLVLVDEEERRYFKQQEIVLWRKGDIKKKSGILTEKLKHSRDENKPADDEE